One Gammaproteobacteria bacterium DNA segment encodes these proteins:
- a CDS encoding DUF6569 family protein, with translation MSVIAECLSEVRLGAPRTHLNLTLYPLLAEGPAEPGYLLLDAALDSGCAHVTEVSESGSVPELKFVNDCGKPVLLLDGEELIGAKQNRILNLTVLAPAQATIVIPVSCVEAGRWNRRSEEFTSAKRAHYAAGRARKAAQVSASMRSSGSRRSDQGEVWSDIAEKSARMEAHSDTGAAEALYERHRESLEAFKSAFVPFEGQVGALFAIDGHVVGLDLFDSPATLAAVQPKLVESYALDALDSHKREAGASDPQSFLESATRARVETFPALGEGEDLRVRADGLAGGALVKDARVVHLCLFRVAADENQRAQRTSRLARSYQRRHGYTGERS, from the coding sequence ATGTCCGTCATCGCCGAATGCCTGTCCGAAGTCCGCCTGGGGGCGCCCCGGACTCATCTTAACTTGACCCTTTATCCGCTCCTCGCGGAAGGGCCGGCCGAGCCTGGTTACCTGCTGCTGGACGCCGCCCTCGATTCCGGCTGCGCCCACGTGACCGAGGTCTCGGAGTCCGGCAGCGTGCCGGAACTCAAGTTCGTCAACGATTGCGGGAAGCCCGTGCTGCTGCTGGACGGCGAGGAACTCATCGGCGCCAAGCAGAACCGCATCCTCAATCTCACCGTGCTGGCCCCGGCCCAAGCCACCATCGTCATCCCGGTGTCCTGCGTCGAGGCCGGGCGCTGGAATCGCCGCTCGGAGGAGTTCACCAGTGCCAAACGGGCCCACTACGCCGCCGGCCGCGCCCGCAAGGCGGCGCAGGTGAGTGCTTCAATGCGCTCATCCGGCTCGCGGCGGAGTGACCAGGGCGAGGTGTGGTCGGACATCGCAGAGAAGTCGGCCCGCATGGAGGCCCATTCCGACACCGGCGCAGCCGAGGCCCTCTACGAGCGCCACCGGGAATCGCTGGAGGCATTCAAGTCCGCCTTCGTGCCCTTCGAGGGCCAGGTCGGGGCGCTGTTCGCCATCGACGGGCATGTGGTGGGGCTCGACCTCTTCGATAGCCCGGCCACCCTGGCCGCGGTGCAGCCGAAACTGGTGGAGAGCTATGCCCTGGATGCCCTCGACAGCCATAAACGTGAGGCGGGGGCCTCCGACCCCCAGTCATTCCTCGAATCCGCCACCCGGGCCAGGGTGGAAACCTTCCCGGCGTTGGGCGAGGGTGAGGACTTGAGGGTCCGGGCCGATGGCCTCGCGGGCGGCGCCCTGGTGAAGGACGCCCGGGTGGTCCACCTCTGCTTGTTCCGGGTAGCTGCCGACGAGAACCAGCGCGCACAGCGCACCAGCCGGCTAGCCCGGAGCTACCAGCGGCGCCACGGCTACACGGGGGAACGGTCATGA
- a CDS encoding IS1595 family transposase yields MDAPKLPPIAGTDYPTTWVQFLDWFHSEQACRDYLEKLRWPDGLICPRCGASSEAKRISRGRVICPACRHQTSVTAGTIFDKTRTELRVWFAAIWYITNQKHGVSALGLQRVLGLGSYETAWTMLHRLRRAMVRPGRELLDGEVEVDETYLALTDRKTPVSALGRKSRTTKALVAIAVEMLQPKGFGRIRIQQIAQGDYEHLLLFIQESVRSGATIHSDGSAAYRKLDDAGYKHRRTVHIGSETAAHESMPGVHRVAALLQRWMMGTHHGAVQPSQLDYYLDEFVFRFNRRTSRSRGLLFYRLLQQAVITKPVPYGKIVETSQKDEN; encoded by the coding sequence ATGGACGCGCCAAAGCTACCACCGATCGCGGGTACGGACTATCCAACAACCTGGGTTCAATTCCTTGACTGGTTCCATTCTGAGCAAGCTTGTCGCGATTACTTGGAAAAGCTGCGGTGGCCCGATGGCCTGATCTGCCCGAGGTGCGGCGCATCAAGCGAAGCCAAGCGAATCAGTCGTGGCAGAGTGATTTGTCCGGCATGCCGGCACCAGACCAGCGTAACGGCGGGCACTATTTTCGACAAGACACGCACTGAGCTTCGGGTCTGGTTCGCTGCTATTTGGTATATCACCAATCAGAAGCACGGCGTAAGCGCGTTGGGATTGCAGCGTGTGCTTGGGCTGGGGAGCTACGAAACAGCCTGGACGATGCTGCACAGACTGCGACGCGCCATGGTGCGCCCCGGCAGGGAATTGCTTGACGGAGAAGTGGAAGTCGATGAGACCTACCTTGCCCTGACCGACCGGAAAACGCCAGTTTCTGCGCTCGGCCGCAAGAGCCGCACCACAAAGGCACTTGTTGCCATCGCCGTCGAGATGCTTCAACCCAAAGGGTTCGGAAGAATTCGGATTCAGCAAATCGCGCAAGGCGACTACGAGCACCTGCTACTCTTTATCCAGGAGTCTGTTCGTTCGGGCGCGACCATTCACAGTGATGGATCTGCCGCCTATCGGAAACTGGACGATGCCGGATATAAACACCGCCGCACAGTCCATATAGGGTCCGAAACGGCCGCTCATGAATCGATGCCGGGCGTTCACCGGGTCGCCGCATTGCTGCAACGCTGGATGATGGGCACCCACCATGGAGCTGTCCAACCGAGCCAGCTGGACTACTATCTGGACGAATTCGTATTTCGATTCAATCGCCGAACTTCGCGATCTCGGGGGCTGCTCTTCTATCGCCTGCTCCAGCAGGCGGTGATTACGAAGCCGGTGCCCTACGGGAAAATCGTAGAAACGTCCCAGAAAGACGAGAATTGA
- a CDS encoding HD domain-containing protein produces MKHEELSQLMKALAFAAHKHRNLRRKDAAKTPYINHPIALANILVNEGGITDLDVICAALLHDTIEDTETTEQELREAFGVAIAGMVAEVTDDKRLAKAERKARQVEHAPSLSTGAKLVKLADKIANLRDILEAPPDWPDERKREYFAWANKVIDGLRGVHAELELVFDQTYERRS; encoded by the coding sequence ATGAAACACGAAGAGCTTTCGCAGCTCATGAAGGCCCTCGCTTTCGCGGCCCACAAACACCGCAACCTGAGGCGCAAGGACGCAGCCAAAACACCGTACATCAACCATCCGATTGCCCTAGCCAACATCCTGGTGAACGAGGGCGGCATTACCGACCTCGATGTCATCTGCGCCGCCCTGCTCCACGACACCATCGAAGACACGGAGACCACGGAGCAGGAGCTGAGGGAAGCCTTCGGAGTCGCTATCGCCGGAATGGTGGCGGAGGTCACCGACGACAAGCGCTTGGCCAAGGCCGAGCGCAAAGCCCGGCAGGTGGAGCATGCGCCCAGCCTCAGCACCGGCGCCAAGCTGGTGAAGCTGGCCGACAAGATCGCCAACCTCCGGGATATCCTGGAGGCGCCGCCGGACTGGCCGGATGAGCGCAAGCGTGAATACTTCGCCTGGGCGAACAAGGTGATCGATGGCCTGCGTGGCGTCCATGCCGAACTGGAACTCGTATTTGATCAGACCTATGAAAGGAGGTCTTGA
- a CDS encoding WYL domain-containing protein, with translation MDRTERFYRLDQLLQERRVVPMETLIDDLEVSRATVKRDLEYLRDRLNAPIVWDREHRGYRYEVHSEDPPRYVLPGLWFNATEVHALLTMEQLLADLQPGLLSAHIEPLRTRIRMLLESVDHSAEAIENRVRILHTAVRPVRPELFQAIASATLGRTRLVIEHYNRSTDETLEREVSPQRIVYYRDTWYLDTWCHLRKGLRSFSMDAIGHVSSTGKKARNVAEAKLKAFFEEGYGIFSGQASSTAVLRFSATNARWVAKEVWHPRQQGEFDADGRYELRVPYSVDTEIIMDILRHGPEVEVLAPPGLRDKVRERLAQAGAVYGD, from the coding sequence ATGGACCGAACTGAACGTTTCTACCGCCTGGACCAGCTGCTGCAGGAGCGCCGGGTGGTCCCCATGGAGACGCTCATCGACGACCTGGAGGTGTCCAGGGCTACCGTCAAAAGGGACCTGGAGTACCTGCGGGATCGGCTGAATGCTCCCATCGTCTGGGACCGCGAGCACCGGGGTTACCGCTACGAGGTCCACTCCGAGGACCCGCCCCGCTATGTCCTGCCGGGCCTGTGGTTCAATGCCACCGAGGTCCATGCGCTGCTGACCATGGAGCAGCTGCTGGCGGACCTCCAGCCAGGCCTGCTGAGCGCGCATATCGAGCCCCTGCGGACCCGTATCCGCATGCTGCTGGAGAGCGTCGACCACTCCGCCGAGGCCATCGAGAACCGGGTGCGGATCCTGCACACCGCGGTGCGCCCGGTGCGCCCGGAACTGTTCCAGGCCATCGCCTCGGCCACCCTGGGCCGCACCCGGCTCGTCATCGAGCACTACAACCGCAGTACCGACGAAACCCTCGAGCGGGAGGTCTCACCCCAGCGGATCGTCTACTACCGCGACACCTGGTATCTGGACACCTGGTGCCACCTCAGGAAGGGTCTCAGGAGCTTCAGCATGGACGCCATCGGCCACGTCTCCTCGACGGGAAAAAAGGCCCGCAACGTCGCCGAGGCCAAATTGAAGGCCTTCTTCGAGGAAGGGTACGGGATCTTCTCCGGGCAGGCATCGAGCACCGCGGTGCTGCGCTTCTCCGCGACCAACGCCCGCTGGGTGGCCAAGGAAGTCTGGCACCCGCGCCAGCAGGGCGAGTTCGACGCGGACGGCCGCTACGAGCTCAGGGTGCCCTATTCGGTGGACACCGAGATCATCATGGACATCCTGCGCCACGGCCCCGAGGTGGAAGTGCTGGCGCCTCCGGGCCTGCGAGACAAGGTACGTGAGCGTCTGGCCCAGGCCGGCGCCGTCTACGGCGACTGA